From a single Collibacillus ludicampi genomic region:
- a CDS encoding ubiquinol oxidase subunit II: protein MKRLQHVATLSVIAVMTALFISGCGPEYMVLHPAGPVARTEFDLIVLSTILVAIVIIPVMAILAYIVYRYRDVPGNKAPYMPEWADSKVLEVIWWRIPIVIIVLLAVPTAKTTFALTKPPVQDVKPVTIQVTSLNWKWLFTYPDQKVATVNYVEIPAGVPVQFVLTSDSPMNSFWVPQLGGQEYTMPGMAMRLWLQADKPGEYFGSGASFTGEGFAHMRFKVVAKPQSEFNAWVEQAKQTSPALTKDGYEKLKQPNVLNNTLTYSSYPQGLFEEIVDKNGGIYMNHDFMGNKQKDQSGNMNHDMQNHQMLESMSH from the coding sequence ATGAAAAGGCTGCAACATGTTGCCACTCTATCCGTGATAGCAGTCATGACAGCTCTGTTTATCTCAGGATGCGGACCTGAATATATGGTACTTCATCCTGCGGGGCCGGTCGCGCGTACTGAGTTTGACTTGATCGTGCTTTCAACCATACTGGTCGCGATCGTCATCATCCCTGTCATGGCGATTCTCGCGTATATCGTCTATCGTTACAGGGATGTACCGGGAAATAAAGCGCCTTATATGCCGGAATGGGCTGACAGTAAAGTCCTTGAGGTCATCTGGTGGAGGATCCCGATCGTCATCATCGTGCTCCTCGCTGTACCGACGGCGAAAACGACATTCGCCTTGACCAAGCCGCCGGTGCAGGATGTAAAACCGGTTACCATTCAGGTGACATCCTTGAACTGGAAATGGTTATTTACTTATCCCGACCAAAAGGTAGCAACTGTCAATTATGTCGAAATCCCGGCGGGCGTTCCCGTCCAGTTTGTTTTAACCTCCGATTCGCCGATGAACTCGTTCTGGGTTCCGCAACTGGGCGGACAAGAGTACACGATGCCCGGCATGGCGATGAGGCTCTGGCTGCAAGCGGATAAACCGGGCGAGTATTTCGGAAGCGGCGCGAGCTTTACGGGTGAAGGTTTCGCTCATATGAGATTCAAAGTGGTTGCAAAGCCGCAGTCCGAGTTCAATGCATGGGTGGAGCAAGCAAAACAAACATCACCCGCCTTGACGAAAGACGGGTATGAAAAGCTGAAGCAACCCAATGTCTTAAACAACACCTTGACATACTCGTCATACCCACAAGGACTCTTTGAAGAAATCGTCGATAAAAACGGCGGGATCTATATGAACCATGATTTCATGGGCAATAAGCAAAAGGATCAAAGTGGGAACATGAATCATGATATGCAAAACCATCAGATGTTAGAGTCTATGAGTCACTAA
- the qoxB gene encoding cytochrome aa3 quinol oxidase subunit I — protein MSSIKDFASHFFVTGDPLIYGSDVAIVLVSLAIIFVLTYFKKWGWLWREWLTTVDHKKIAIMYLIASLLMLLRGGIDAILMRIQLAFPNMHFLQSEHYNEIFTTHGTIMILFMAMPFMFALYNAVVPLQIGARDVAFPYLNAVSFWLFFFGALLLNISFVIGGSPNAGWTAYPPLSGLEFNPGPGENFYLLALSISGIGSLATGINFLVTILKMRAPGMKLMDMPLFTWSVLASCVIIIFAFPPLTVALALLLIDRLLGAHFFTMAAGGNPMMYINLFWIWGHPEVYIVLLPAFGVYSEVVSTFSKKKIFGYKSMVASMMIISVVSYFTWLHHFFTMGAGADVNTFFAIATMLIGIPTGVKIFNWIFTMFRGRIRLTQAMLWTIAFIPCFAIGGATGVMLAIAPADYQYHNSYFLIGHFHQALIGGVVFGYLAGLYYWWPKMFGFKLDERLGVWAFWFWQIGFYVCFMPQYALGFMGMTRRIYTYPDGLGWGSLNLVSTVGAFLMGVGFIIQVWQILYSIKYGERDVTGDPWDGRTLEWSIPSPAPLYNFAVIPHVKGMDAWWMMKQEMKEKPAQIKPIHMPKNSGIPFIMSVFFFIAGFGLTFHWFWMGGFGLLGVAVCMFIRSFDYDTDYYITVDEIKRAEAS, from the coding sequence ATGTCAAGCATAAAAGATTTCGCTTCCCATTTTTTTGTCACGGGTGATCCGCTGATTTACGGTTCGGATGTTGCCATCGTTTTAGTCAGTCTCGCGATCATCTTCGTGCTGACGTATTTCAAGAAATGGGGATGGTTGTGGCGTGAATGGTTGACCACAGTTGACCACAAGAAGATTGCCATCATGTATTTGATCGCTTCGCTGTTGATGCTTCTCCGCGGCGGTATTGACGCAATTCTGATGCGTATTCAGTTAGCATTCCCGAATATGCATTTTCTCCAGTCGGAGCATTATAACGAGATTTTCACCACGCACGGAACGATCATGATTCTGTTTATGGCGATGCCGTTCATGTTCGCCTTGTACAACGCTGTTGTTCCGCTCCAAATTGGCGCGCGGGATGTTGCGTTCCCCTATTTGAATGCGGTGAGTTTTTGGTTGTTCTTCTTCGGAGCATTGCTCCTCAACATATCGTTCGTAATCGGTGGTTCTCCAAATGCGGGTTGGACCGCTTATCCACCCTTATCAGGACTCGAATTTAACCCTGGACCTGGTGAAAACTTCTATCTGCTCGCCCTTTCGATTTCGGGGATCGGCAGTTTGGCGACAGGCATCAACTTCTTGGTGACGATCTTAAAAATGCGGGCACCGGGCATGAAATTGATGGACATGCCGCTCTTTACCTGGTCCGTGTTAGCATCTTGTGTCATCATCATCTTTGCGTTCCCTCCGCTGACCGTCGCACTTGCCTTGTTGCTCATTGACCGTCTGTTAGGTGCCCATTTCTTCACGATGGCCGCAGGCGGAAACCCGATGATGTATATCAACTTGTTCTGGATTTGGGGTCACCCGGAAGTCTATATCGTCCTCCTTCCGGCATTCGGTGTCTACTCTGAAGTTGTATCGACATTCTCGAAGAAGAAGATCTTCGGTTACAAATCCATGGTGGCTTCGATGATGATCATCAGTGTGGTCTCCTACTTCACATGGTTGCATCACTTCTTCACCATGGGAGCTGGGGCGGATGTGAACACATTCTTCGCGATTGCCACGATGTTGATCGGTATTCCGACAGGTGTGAAGATCTTTAACTGGATATTCACCATGTTTAGGGGACGCATCCGCTTGACTCAGGCCATGTTATGGACGATCGCCTTTATTCCTTGTTTCGCGATCGGCGGTGCGACAGGTGTCATGCTCGCGATTGCCCCTGCGGACTATCAATATCACAACAGTTACTTCTTGATCGGGCACTTCCACCAAGCTTTGATCGGTGGTGTGGTATTCGGTTATCTTGCCGGTCTCTATTATTGGTGGCCGAAAATGTTCGGTTTCAAACTGGATGAACGTTTGGGCGTATGGGCATTCTGGTTCTGGCAAATCGGTTTCTATGTCTGCTTTATGCCGCAATACGCGCTCGGCTTCATGGGGATGACTCGTCGTATTTACACATATCCGGATGGCTTGGGATGGGGTTCTTTGAATCTCGTATCCACAGTCGGCGCCTTCCTGATGGGGGTCGGGTTTATCATCCAAGTATGGCAAATTCTCTACAGCATTAAATATGGTGAACGCGATGTAACGGGAGATCCGTGGGACGGTCGTACGCTCGAGTGGTCGATTCCTTCGCCGGCGCCCCTCTATAATTTTGCTGTCATTCCACATGTAAAAGGAATGGATGCATGGTGGATGATGAAGCAAGAGATGAAGGAGAAGCCTGCACAGATCAAGCCCATTCACATGCCGAAAAACTCCGGGATTCCATTTATCATGTCGGTATTCTTCTTTATCGCAGGCTTTGGTTTAACATTCCATTGGTTCTGGATGGGAGGCTTCGGGTTGCTGGGAGTGGCCGTTTGTATGTTCATTCGTTCGTTTGATTACGATACCGACTATTACATTACAGTCGATGAGATCAAACGCGCCGAAGCTTCATAG
- the cyoC gene encoding cytochrome o ubiquinol oxidase subunit III, translating to MSMTVNEVVSRFGDRRLHDDHDHDQEGMKILGFWIFLVSDCLLFASLFATFLVLRTHIAGGPSGKELFEMPGVTAETFALLTSSFTSGLAVMEMRRGNVKRLIGWLIVTALLGLVFVGLEIDEFVKMVSEGATIQHSAFLSAFFTLVGTHGCHVTLGLFWMTAIMFQLARYGINAVTQRKVFIACLYWHFLDVVWVFLFTVVYLMGVM from the coding sequence ATGTCAATGACCGTCAATGAAGTGGTTTCCCGTTTCGGCGATCGAAGACTCCATGATGATCATGACCATGACCAGGAAGGAATGAAAATACTCGGATTCTGGATTTTCCTTGTCAGTGACTGCCTTTTATTCGCGAGTCTGTTCGCAACATTTCTGGTGTTGCGTACACACATAGCCGGCGGACCGTCAGGAAAAGAACTGTTTGAAATGCCCGGAGTTACGGCGGAAACATTCGCCCTGTTGACGAGTAGTTTTACAAGTGGGTTAGCTGTGATGGAAATGCGGCGGGGCAATGTAAAGCGGTTGATTGGCTGGCTCATCGTTACGGCACTTTTGGGTCTGGTGTTCGTCGGCCTTGAAATCGATGAGTTTGTCAAAATGGTTTCGGAAGGTGCAACCATCCAACACAGTGCCTTCCTCTCCGCATTCTTTACATTGGTCGGAACGCACGGCTGCCATGTCACGTTGGGTCTTTTCTGGATGACCGCGATCATGTTCCAGCTTGCCCGTTATGGAATCAACGCGGTTACCCAGAGGAAAGTGTTTATCGCGTGTCTGTATTGGCACTTCCTTGATGTTGTATGGGTATTCCTGTTCACGGTTGTGTATCTGATGGGGGTGATGTAA
- a CDS encoding cytochrome o ubiquinol oxidase subunit IV — translation MAGGHKHAAQANHHESPKMYINGYILSLVLTVAAFWLVLAHVMSTTPLVITILALATLQIFVQLFFFMHVKEGEGPNYHGMALILGAIFIITIVFGSIWIMSFNAQVQ, via the coding sequence ATGGCGGGCGGACACAAACATGCCGCGCAAGCGAACCATCATGAATCACCGAAGATGTATATCAACGGGTATATTTTGTCGCTCGTATTAACCGTTGCCGCCTTTTGGCTGGTGTTGGCACATGTGATGAGCACCACTCCGCTGGTGATCACGATTTTGGCGTTAGCGACCCTGCAAATTTTCGTGCAGCTGTTCTTCTTCATGCATGTGAAAGAAGGAGAGGGGCCCAATTATCATGGAATGGCCCTTATTCTCGGAGCCATTTTTATCATCACGATTGTCTTTGGCTCCATCTGGATTATGTCGTTTAACGCGCAAGTCCAGTAA
- a CDS encoding RDD family protein encodes MEHAGFWLRLIAFVIDSILVLSIGFILYFIFGVSALAIVAHSTKPDDATAYLVGAFFLYCAFLIVSTWMYFACMESSPRQGTLGKLVVGLHVSDANGCRISFWRATGRFFGKFISGILFCIGFLMTGWTQKKQALHDLMAGTIVFKGSIIPVLLLVQTPSQRTQGMPLIEKETI; translated from the coding sequence GTGGAACATGCGGGATTTTGGTTGAGATTGATTGCGTTTGTCATTGACAGTATCCTGGTCTTGTCTATCGGTTTCATTCTATATTTCATCTTTGGGGTTTCTGCTTTGGCGATCGTGGCTCATTCGACGAAACCGGACGATGCAACCGCTTACCTCGTGGGAGCATTTTTCTTGTATTGTGCATTCCTGATCGTCAGTACGTGGATGTATTTTGCTTGTATGGAAAGTTCACCACGACAAGGTACACTTGGAAAACTGGTTGTGGGATTGCACGTTTCCGATGCGAACGGATGTCGCATTTCTTTTTGGCGGGCAACGGGACGTTTCTTTGGAAAGTTCATTTCCGGCATCCTTTTCTGCATCGGCTTTCTGATGACAGGGTGGACTCAGAAAAAACAAGCGTTACACGATTTGATGGCAGGCACCATCGTTTTCAAAGGATCCATTATACCGGTCTTGCTTTTGGTACAAACACCCTCACAAAGAACACAGGGCATGCCGCTCATAGAGAAAGAAACCATATAG